In the genome of Saccharomyces paradoxus chromosome VI, complete sequence, the window GTCTTGTATAATGATCGGATCAATCTTTCTACTTTTCAGACCCTTGTCTCTTTCTTGCAATTGTGCAAATACGGTTTGTGATAACGAAGTATAACCTGCTTGCGTTTCATCGTTAATGCTGTTATCTGTGGTATTCTCATTCCTGCTCTGAAGAAACTCATCTTCCTCTACCCGGTTCTCCTCGTACGTTAGTTCACCTATTAGGTTCCGTGCCTGAGTCTTGTCAGTTTTTGTATCGTTGCCTTGGGATTTGCGTGCCAACACTTGGCTTAAGTCTTGCAAAAAACTTCGTACTTCGTCAGGATCTTTATTAAGGATGTCATGAGACTTGGTAGAAGCGGATAAAAGTTTTCTATAACCTGGCGTATTCCTAATCAGTATCTCATCCTTGAGACGTTGTTCTTCAAGGGCTCTCTCCCGAAAAGGGGTTCTAATCTCTGAAACTTCTGTATCTTCGTTTTCACCGGCGGTCTTCCTTGGAGTACTCATTATTCCCTTCTTGTTTGGTTACTAACCGTCATGCGTGTCATTGATCTGTAACGCGTAGTTTCTTGATCTTATTTAGtatatgtaaataaaaaaaagtaaaaatcaaagactGGGCATTTTCAGTGAGCTAGTTTGAGTGAGAAATCAATCACGGGTGTACCCTGATGAATACTACTGGTGCTGTAAATATCAATGTCATCGCACAAATACTCCTCGAGGTTGTCCAATTTCAAGCCTCCACTACATTCCAAGAGGAAATGTTTTTTACCATCCCATTTGTTCTTTAGACTTTGGGCGCACATTTTCAAACCGTCACCTTTGAAATTATCCAACATGATAACATCTGCACCAGCCTCAATGGCCTCCGTAGCTTCATCCTCACTTAAACATTCCACTTCGATTTTCACAGCAAACCCGCACACTGCCCTGGCGTTCTTCACTGCGTTTGTTATAGAACCAGTGGCCCAAATGTGATTGTCTTTAAGCATGACCATAGAGGAAAGGTCATATCTGTGGGTGTCGCACCCACCTACAAGCATGGAATACTTTTCTAATCTACGTAAACCCGGTGTAGTCTTTCTTGTCCCCGCAATGATCCCCTTATAACCGGTCGAACGTGCCAAATTGATGATCTTATGTGAGGCGGTGGCAATTCCACTACTTCTGCTGAGGATGTTCAAGGCAGTCCTCTCAGCTAATAAGATGTTTTTGGCAGGCCCAGTAACTTTAGCTATAACCAGCTTACCGGAGTCATTCTTCGAAGGCTCCAACAAAGAGCCTTCCTTGAACAACCATTCAACTTGTAGTTCGCATTGATTAAAGACTTCTTGCGCAAAGGGGACACCACACAGCATACCATCTTGCTTACAGTACAAATTGGCCTCCTTCAGGTCGGAACCAACGACGTATCCaccaaaatcaaaagagGGAACGTCCTCGCTAAGCCAATTGGTGACATCTTGTCTCCATGCTCCGTTAGCAGGCAATAAGTGTTCATAGAcaggcatttttttttttggtatgTTCTTTCTGAGTTCTGTGTTCTTTTGTTGCGTTATTAATTGGTGTCTTTAATTTTCGAATTTATGGCCTAAGATATACGAAAACTGCGGTAGGAGTCATGATAATGGGGGCTCTCAACCAACCGGCGTCagcaaaagcaaatattttggaGCGCAGTATCACACCATTAACAACGTAGgttatatatttttacaTGTGAACTCACGTCTTGCCGGGGTTCGTTGCTACGTATTCAAGTGCATAAAACGCTGCGACACAGAAGCTAAAACAATCTCAAAATATATAACTACAATGGTAGTTCCGATCTTCGTAGTTTCAAaagttgataaaaaaataaatggtCAGGGCAGATGATAACCGACTAGTAGTGCATTCAATCGAAACGTGTACGAAGGAGAAGTCACTACTATTTAATAGTTAATATGCGGTAATTTTTAGCTGTCACTGGCATTATATACCTGACATTGAATATTTGTGAATGAGAAAGCAGATCGAATTAACACCTCAATTGTTGTAAAAAGTTTGtcttgaaagaattttgCTTAGTACATGAGATTACTCTaaaaaggaacaaaatCTTCACTTCATTCTAGGTAGGTTCCGTAAGGTACAAACCTGTTTTttaaagatgaaaatgaggCCTAAcaaagaattaaaagatAAATCAGGTTTCTGCCACATCCAAGACCTTTATGAAAGCCTGACTATCGGCCTCAGATACATGTTCAACAGTCAGAAGAATACTTATTGTAATTATAGTTATCcatacaaaattttttttttcacattgACCACTAGAAAAAAGTGACAATTTAGAGTAAAACTGGCTAGAAAAACCTAcatgaaaaacaaaaccagGTCAGGTACACTTTAATACAAGATTTTACCAATCGAGAGTTCGTATGCATAATTCATATGGAGCAAAGGAAAGAACTTTTATTTAAGACAAAAGCATGAGTTATAAGGCCAATCAACCATCTCCTGGGGAGATGCCGAAAAGGTCACCTTCTATCCTGGTGACAGATGCAAGAACATCCAAGAATAGAATGAGTGCACCGTTCGCTGGCCATGCTGCTGGCAGCAGGAAGAATATGGAGAACAAAGGACTTACTAGGTCTCAAGGCGTTCGCTCTTCCGCTATTGGTCCTTCTCCGCTGCAGAATCCTACTCACCCAAGAAGGCGATCGTCTGGCAGGTTTAGCGATATATCCATAGATAATATTCTGTCTGATAATTCGGATATTCCCTCCGCTAGGAGGGAGGAAAGGCTATCCAGCTCTTCAAGTGATAGGCCTCACCATTACGAGCGGTTAAGCTCGCGTAGAAAGATGATCAATCCCTTACCTCCAAGAACATCGAAGACTTCACAAAAGTTGGTGCTGATACCTGAAGACGATAACTTGAACCACTTTCAAACTTTACCAACAAACGCGTTGGATAGACGAAGGCCGAAGGTGGGCTCTATAAAGTCCAATTCCTCCGATCGGTTGACTCGATACTCAAGAGAAAAATCCATGGCAAGAATCACTGCATATAATGTTGCTGACGGCTTCAATCTTAACCAATTGTATAAATTTCTGCAGGAGACTCATGAGGTTTCACCAAGATTGTATGATGAATGTTTATACGTTGCGTATACTTTGCCACTTTTACCAGGTAAAGGCGGTTTCAGAATAAAATCAAACATATCGAAGAAAACAGTGGGTGGTAAGACATTGATTGATAATTTAATAGATACAAGCGAACAGAGAGATCATCACTATGAATATTACTCAGGAGTCGAGACTGTGGAAGATGCAAATAACAATTACGAACTAGAAACCAACGgcaataacaatagcaCTAATCAAGACACCACAATAGTCCCCGATCATTTACCCAATCCAATAGGTCAGCAGGACTCTTTTAATCCTATGGAACCACAATTTTTCGCAGAGGAAACTCCCtcagaaatagaaaaacGGGAAAGAacagaaagaataaatatgctgaaaaagaaggagaaCGACAGTGACGCAAGCGGTAGcgacaataataatagtgaTGGTGAAAGTAAAAGTTATGCGGTTGAAGGTAAGGACCGGTATGCACAGTCTTCTCGCTCGCCACCACCACCCTCATCAGCATCTACACCATCACCACCACCCTCGTCACAGGATGATTTTGACCGTGTATACGAAATGCATAGGGACAATGATCATGAAGGCAATGATAGACACGCagaaattttcattttccattATGGcgttattgttttttggAACTTTACTGAGattcaagagaaaaatattcttggcGATATAACATTTGCAGACTATAAGAATTTAATGATCCGGCCACTGGATGAACAGGATATTGAAACTGAACAATTCCACTTCGAATATGATAGGGATACCGAAAGGCCGAGAATTTTCAACGATATTGTCACATTGCGTTCAGGCGACCACATTATTGAACTGACACTATCACATGCCATCGCCCAATCCTCGAAATTATCAAGGTTTGAATCCAGAATTTCACCGATTTTGATATCAGTCACGAAATTACCGAAAAGACTAGCATTATACGGTACCCTCGGATTAAAGAGAGAGcagcttttgaaaaagtcaGGGAAGCTTTTTAAACTAAGAGTGGATGTTAACCTTTCATCTACCATATTGGATACACCTGAGTTTTTTTGGTCGTTCGAACCAAGTTTGCATCCACTTTACGTGGCGATGAGGGAGTATTTGGAAATTGACCAAAGGGTACAAGTACTAAATGATCGTTGTAAAGTTTTCCTGGAATTCTTTGACATATGTGTCGACTCTGTTGCTGAAAGAAACATGGCCCGTGTTACATGGTGGTTTATTCTTGTCATTTTATTTGGAGTcatattttcattaacaGAAATATTCGTTCGTTATGTAATTATTCACCGTCATACTGCTACATAGATACTCATACACCCTTCTAGGTGGCATTAAAACAAATCAACAATATACTTAATTACCAAATTCTTTAATCAGGATTTCACTATTGTTATGATACTTGGTCACGTGCAAGTAAAACCGCTCGTTGATTGGCTCCCCTCAAGATCACATTAAAAGTACAATAATATGACTAAGGGACTCGAATATCGAAATGCATCAGTTGtatcaacaaaagaagaaagaaagaaagaatagtGGAGACTAAACTTTTAGCCAGATTGCAGTATTTCAGTGATCTTACAAGTATTTTCCATCTTTAGCCGCATTGAATTCTTTAAAGCAAACCATTAAGGAGTACTTCCCCAGGTTTTTAACCGATAGTAAAAGCAAGATAAAAGTAcaagagaagaaggaaatgatTGCTACACCTATAAGATTAGCGAAGAATGCGTATGAGCCGATGATAAAATTTGTTGGTGCAAGACATCCCTTAGTGAAGCACGCAGCAGAAATCGTTGTTCATCCATGCGCTACCAACGGAATGTTACCTGGAAGCAAAGAGTGTATTCCAGTAGGTAAATTCATGGAAAACTATAAGCCATTTCGTGTGGTGCCAATAAAGCATAGTGCTAGGACTAGTCTCAACTCTTCGAAGGCCTCCGCATTCATTGACAGGCCATTGGAGAAAGATGAGCTTGCTTCCATTTTCGAGTTACCTGCCAGGTTTCGGTACAAGCCCATTAATGAGAACGAGCTAGAAAGCATAAATAGCGGTGGTGCATGGTGAAGGATAGATGCAGTGATAttataatctttttttgttaatttATGGTTTCTTTATACATATCATTATATCTATGTAAATACGTAGGTACGtaggaaaagagaagagTGGTGATATtatgaattgaaaaaaaaaaaaatgagcatctgatgaagaaaggGAATGAActctttcaaattttttgagtACCGTAGCCTTTAATATCCTTGGCGAAGTCCCATTTCATGTTTTCAACTTGTaagtttttcttgaaagtcAAACCTGTATTCTTGTCAATTATAGCCAATGAAAAGCTTCTCGAAGAACGGGCATCTCTATAATAAAGAACCCTCATGGCATTTACAATTGCCTCTTCAGCAACTTGTAGAGTGGTCTTTGGGATATCAGATTCTCGATCTACAACTTTCCTTAATAGCGGGTTTGCCATGTGTGCCCCAAATCCTGTGGCTAAAGTGGGAGAAGAATATGTAACACCTAGAAGGTTAACATACCTTAAGAATTGATCACCGTTGGATTGTACGCCGGCAACGATGATGGCATTCCAAAGTGGATTCATCTTTGATCTTCGCTGGTACATGACGGTAGCtaaatattcaaaaatataactAGGTTCAAGTGCTTCTTCAGCATCCGCCAAAGGATTATCGTACGCATTTTCAGTTACCAGATCTTCTAATAGCCTCTCAATGTGTTGCATATCAGAAATATCACCGGAAATACCCACAACGGTGTTATTACCCACGGGAATAAGCCTCTCCACGCCATTGAATCTTAGAAGTGAACCATATGAGCCTAAATTATCTGCCGCAATGATAACCCCATTGTCATACTTCATTGATATGACAGAAGTACCTGTCACTATAGGCTGCTGTGTATTAGCCATGGGAGAGGCGCCCGCGTTGGCAATTTGTGTACTGTAAGCCCCGTAGGTAGAGTCTGCGGGCCTACCCCAACTGAAAGGATCGTGATTCATTCGTGTTGGTTGTtgtgttgttgttgatggAAGATGTATGTATTCCGCTACTTATCCCCTTCCTTTTACTAGACAtactttattttgtatGTACTTATTTAAGGTGGCAAATTCTAAACCAAGAAGCTAGGAtatcttcaataaaatGACTGACGGGTAACCgcaaatgaaaaacaataacgaagataaaaaagacggtatatatatttcttatACGTAAAAGGAATGACAAAAGGATTACCTcaatcttttatttatttagtTCGTGTATATAACTTTAGTATTTTATATGTGAATGTAACGTACTATTGGACAAGATATTCATCTGATTTCAGGGAGGTAATGACGTCGTAAGGGAGCTCTTGATCGTGGTCATCGGCCATGACGACAGATTGGATGGCCATACCGGTGAAACTCTTAGCTGATTTATCTCTCGTGGATTCTTGGAAGGAAACGGTCATTGGGTACAATGCGTCCTCGTATGGGGCTTCAATGGTGAACGCTAGTGCACCCGCATCGTTGGCGCCGATTTTGCTAATCTTAATGGAAGTTCCGGTTTCTTGGTCCATGTTGACAACTTCAGCGTCGGAGCACGTAGATGACTCTGTATTTATGTCTACTGGTTCCTGAGGGAACACTGGAATGGTAAAGACCACATCAGAAAGTTCTGTTTCCAGGACGTTTTCATATTCGATGATGACATCGAAGCCCTGTTGTGATTCGGAAGGGGAAACCCAAGTAGTTAGAGTCAAAGGAACCAATGAGTCATCCTCTGCGGGAGCAATTTTACGCCATCTTAGAACACCCAAGCTTTGGTCGTTGGCTGGGAAAGCCTTGGATTTATCACGCAGGGAGATTAGTTTAGTGGATAGGAACGATTGCTTATCTATGTTTGGATGGGTCTTAAACTGGAAAGATTTATCGCGAACGTCAATAGAGTCAGCCAGTTTTAGGTTGGAGTGAGACAAGTCGTGGTCATTAATCCTTAGTTCTAAGACACCTTTCAATTCGGAAGAATGGATGGTGCCGTCTCTGGAGAACTCTGCGTTTATTACTTCCTTGATAGAGATCAAGATACCATTGTTCTCTGGGACATCCTCTTCCGGAGGAGGAGGTGCGCTAGAAGAAGCAGAAGAGATTGCACTTGGGCGTGGTGCGGCACCCGTTCTTCTTCCGGCACTACCACCTAACTTCATACCGCCTGTGGAGGAAGACCCTGTACGCTGAGAAGTAGCGATTGGGGAGGCCATTGGCGCCACCTCAGCAACAGCGGCATGGGCACTTTGTAGATAAGACTGTTGTGCTGCGGGAGAAGCGTGGGAGTAGTAACTGTTGATGGCGTTTGTGACGTTGGGATCTTTACTGGCCATAAATCTGTTGGCGCCATCGTAATCGCCGTTTGAAGACATAAACCCGTGTTTCCTTTCATGCTCCTTTCTTGCGATTTCCTTAGCACGACGCTTCCTTTCCTCAGTAGCTTCAATCTCTTTATTACGCTCAATAATCTCCTGAATCCTTTCTTCGTGAGATTCCATAGACAAGTATGTCTGCACTTGGGTGAATGACAAGTTCTCCTTGTAACCGCCCATCGACACGATTTCATCGAATGAAGACAAAATCTCAAAGGCATTGTGAAAAATCTCTTGGTCTTGGAAACTAGACAAATAGGAGTTGATTGTCTGCGAAAACAGATTTAATGTGGCCAAATCTTTGATGATGTTAGACTGGCGGTTTGTGATAAGGATGATGTAGTAGTTGTCAAAGGGTCTATACACGTAACGGACATGCTTGTCCTCGACAAATGTGTGGTCTGACGAGATCTCGGAGACTAGATTCTGGAAGTTGGATAACAACTCTAAGACTCGATCCTTGGACAGATCTTTAAATTGTCTCGATAGAAGAGGTTTCCCCTGACGTGTAGTAATAGAAGCAGCCAAAACAACCATTTTATATCCCTTCTGACGCAGCTGTAGGCGTTGTAATGTGATCTATATTCGACACTGACGTTAACTGCCCTTGTTCTTGAGGTGTCAACAACTAGATTTTCTAGATTTTCGCTGACCgttgctgaaaaaaagcaaacgCGCAGGGCGGGTAATGGTAAAAtatgaatttgaagaacaatAGAAGCACCTTAGCTTTCATGGCAGGAACATGTTATAATTCAAGTACAATGGCGTACGGTATCCTAAACGAAGGGTCACTGAAGAATGGAATCCTTACAAAgacaaataaaagaatagaaatgttaaaataagaaaagcTAAATACAAGACAGCTTAACAGACCGGCAACACTGTACTTAAATAGCATGCGACTTGTAACACACGTTTACCGTGACACGACTGTAACAATCTAAATAGCAGCAATTAGTTACGGCATTTCACACTTTTATAAGATATGTGATGGCCCTAATTGAACGCTCTATTTGCCCTGAAGTTCCTGCTTTTCTCAAGCTTGCAACCTAACTAAATATACTATctaacctttttttttcaatatcttgCTTACCCTGTCGGCTTTCCTCCATTCCACATGTTTATTTGCCACCGGTTATAGTTGTAGCTTGCATTAATAGGGAAAGCTGAAAATATAACCAACGTAGTACCATTGAAAGCAGAAATAAATTATCATAATGCCTTCGTTAGCCGAATTGACCAAATCGTTAAGCATAGCCTTCGAAAACGGCGATTATGCCGCGTGCGAGAAGCTCTTGCCCCCAATCAAGATCGAacttatcaaaaataaccTTTTAATACCTGACCTATCCATTCAAAATGATATCTACCTAAATGATTTGACGATTACTAAAAGGATCCTGGAAGTGGGTGCCCTTGCAAGTATCCAGACCTTTGATTTTGACAGCTTTGAAAATTACTTCAACCAATTGAAGCCTTACTACTTCAGCAACAACCACAAATTATCCGAATCTGACAAGAAGTCGAAGCTGATAAGTCTGTATTTGTTGAACCTATTGTCCCAGAATAGCACAACCAAGTTTCACTCGGAATTGCAGTATCTAGATAAACATATTAAGAACTTGGAAGATGATTCGCTTTTGTCTTATCCTATCAAACTGGACAGATGGCTCATGGAGGGCTCATACCAGAAGGCATGGGATCTTCTGCAATCCGGGTCGCAGAATATAACAGAATTCGACTCCTTTACCGATATTCTAAAATCGGCCATAAGAGACGAAATTGCTAAGAATACCGAGCTATCCTACGATTTCCTCCCTCTCTCTAACATAAAAGCTTTGCTCTTCTTTAACAATGAGAAGGAAACCGAAAAATTTGCGCTGGAGAGAAACTGGCCTATTGTCAACTCGAAAGTTTACTTTAACAACCAATCAAAGGAGACAGCCGATTACGAAGACGAAATGATGCATGAAGAAGACCAAAAGacaaatattattgaaaaaacaatGGATTATGCCATAagtattgaaaatattgtgtaatatgtacatatatatacaataTAGTCACAAGATTATTACAAAATAAACACCTTTTCATCCCTCAAAAAACGAAGTCAATAGAAAGAAGTTATACTAATAACAATCTAACAATGTTTATAAGCTAGaattatacatatatatatatatgtatctATATTTACATATATCTAGAccgcaaaaaaaaacataagGGCATCACTCataagaataataataataaggGAGAAAAAACACATTTATATTTcattacattttttttttcattaagcGCCAATGATACCAAGAGACTTACCTTCGGCAATTCTCTTTTCGGACAATGCAGCAATAACAGCAGCACCTGCACCGGAACCATCCTCAGCTGGAACAATTATGATTGGATCGTTGCTTGCATCACCAGTCCATCCATAGATATCTCTTAAACCCTTAGCGGCAGCCTCTTTGAAACCTGGGTATTTGTTGTAGACAGAACCGTCAGCGGCAATGTGACCAGTCTTGTAACCTCTCTTTTGACAAATAGCGGCAATACCACAAACAGCCAATCTGGCAGCTCTGGTACCGATCAATTCACAAAGTCTTCTGATCAACTTACGTTCTGGTAGAGTGGTCTTGACACCAAAGTCCTTTTGGAAGATGTCATCAGTATCTTCCAAGTTTTCAAATGGATCGTCTTCGATTCTTGCTGGGTAAGAGGTATCCATGATGTATGGTTGCTTCAATTTGGTTAGATCTTGACCCTTCAACATTAAGCCCTTTTCGTTTAATTCGACCAACACTAGACGCAGCAATTCACCCAAGTAGTAACCGGAggtcattttttcaaaggctTGTTGGCCCGGCCTTGGAGATTGTTCGTCGACAATAACATCGTACTTAGTTCTAGGCAAGACCAAGTGTTCATTATCGAAGGAACCGTATTCACAGTTAATGGCCATTGGCGAGTCATTTGGAATGTCGTCTGCTAGTTTACCTTCCAACTTTTCGATATCAGAGACAACATCATAGAAGGCACCATTAACACCAGTACCAAAAATCACACCCATCTTAGTCTCTGGGTCAGTGTAGTAGGAGGCAACCAAAGTACCGACAGTATCGTTAATTAATGCTACAATTTCGATAGGCAATTCTCTCTTGGATATTTCGTTTTGTAGTAATGGGACGACATCGTGACCTTCGACGTTTGGAATATCGAAACCCTTGGTCCATCTTTGCAAAATACCTTCGTTAATCTTGTTTTGAGAAGCTGGGTACGAGAAGGTGAAACCTAATGGCAAGGTGTCCTTGGTGTTTAGCAATTCTTGCTCAACCATAAAGTCCTTCAAAGAGTCAGCAATAAAGGACCATAACTCTTCTTGGTGCTTCGTGGTTCTCATGTCATGTGGTAGCTTATACTTGGATTGAGTGGTGTCGAAGGTATGCTTACCGCTCAATTTGACCAACACGACTCTTAAGTTAGTACCACCCAAATCAATGGCCAGGTAGTTACCAGACTCTTTACCTGTTGGGAATTCCATGACCCAACCTGGAATCATTGGAATGTTACCTCCCTTCTTAGTCAAACCTTTATTCAATTCGTCGATAAAGTGCTTGACAACTTTCCTCAAGGTTTCACTGTCAGCTGTAAACATGTCCTCCAATTGATGGATTTCATCCATCAATTCCCTGGGCACGTCAGCCATGGAACCCTTTCTAGCTTGTGGTTTCTTTGGACCTAAATGAaccattttattttttcagtatcTTAATTGAGTTGTTTGGGTGAgtttatttaaaaagaaaagaattctAATTGAGTGTTACAAGTCACAATTGTTTCTTGTTGCTTTCTATTCTATATTACGCGAAAATCAAGAGATGAATACGAAGTGAAGAAGCGGTGAAATGTTCCCAAGGACGAGAATCCGATTGCTTATATATGAAATATTcctctttgaagaaaaggaggGAAAAGAAGCAGTTGAGAACGATCTTTGTTGCTTTGCCCTTGTTACTATTCCTCTCAACGGTCCTAAGGTACCAAAATCCGGGGGGGgaaagaaagtttttcatcaacccccttaaaaaaatacatagTTCTTAGGtcttctattttttcttttgttggTTTTTGCAACCAGGGTATTTTCCCTGGTTGCTCCAGCAAGGTGTTTCGTTATCTTTCCAACAAACGGGGCACACGTGCGGGAGTTTCACAGGGGCGGAATAGTGGGGTTCAGGGGCATAAGAAGCTCACACAATGCGGAAAAACAAAGGGGGACTACCATTCTTCCTGAAACCCACGCGTCACTGCTACACTGAGATCTGGCCAGGGGCAACCGGAATTTTAGTGAATAAACGACAGGAACACATACTCCTTAAAGGCGTCtaaatcttcatttttccGGTTTATTTCCTACCAGGAAATAAATTATTCCTAATAAAATTTCCGGGGTTTGCAGGATGCGGGgtaaaaagtaaaaaatgaaaataaaactaaaaagaaaagttcgAGGTAAGACCAGCTGCAAGGAGAATAGTGGGCGCCAAATCTTTTACTGcggtgaag includes:
- the BNA6 gene encoding nicotinate-nucleotide diphosphorylase (carboxylating) (Quinolinate phosphoribosyl transferase~similar to YFR047C), whose amino-acid sequence is MPVYEHLLPANGAWRQDVTNWLSEDVPSFDFGGYVVGSDLKEANLYCKQDGMLCGVPFAQEVFNQCELQVEWLFKEGSLLEPSKNDSGKLVIAKVTGPAKNILLAERTALNILSRSSGIATASHKIINLARSTGYKGIIAGTRKTTPGLRRLEKYSMLVGGCDTHRYDLSSMVMLKDNHIWATGSITNAVKNARAVCGFAVKIEVECLSEDEATEAIEAGADVIMLDNFKGDGLKMCAQSLKNKWDGKKHFLLECSGGLKLDNLEEYLCDDIDIYSTSSIHQGTPVIDFSLKLAH
- the RMD8 gene encoding Rmd8p (Cytosolic protein required for sporulation~similar to YFR048W), whose amino-acid sequence is MSYKANQPSPGEMPKRSPSILVTDARTSKNRMSAPFAGHAAGSRKNMENKGLTRSQGVRSSAIGPSPLQNPTHPRRRSSGRFSDISIDNILSDNSDIPSARREERLSSSSSDRPHHYERLSSRRKMINPLPPRTSKTSQKLVLIPEDDNLNHFQTLPTNALDRRRPKVGSIKSNSSDRLTRYSREKSMARITAYNVADGFNLNQLYKFLQETHEVSPRLYDECLYVAYTLPLLPGKGGFRIKSNISKKTVGGKTLIDNLIDTSEQRDHHYEYYSGVETVEDANNNYELETNGNNNSTNQDTTIVPDHLPNPIGQQDSFNPMEPQFFAEETPSEIEKRERTERINMLKKKENDSDASGSDNNNSDGESKSYAVEGKDRYAQSSRSPPPPSSASTPSPPPSSQDDFDRVYEMHRDNDHEGNDRHAEIFIFHYGVIVFWNFTEIQEKNILGDITFADYKNLMIRPLDEQDIETEQFHFEYDRDTERPRIFNDIVTLRSGDHIIELTLSHAIAQSSKLSRFESRISPILISVTKLPKRLALYGTLGLKREQLLKKSGKLFKLRVDVNLSSTILDTPEFFWSFEPSLHPLYVAMREYLEIDQRVQVLNDRCKVFLEFFDICVDSVAERNMARVTWWFILVILFGVIFSLTEIFVRYVIIHRHTAT
- the KGD4 gene encoding alpha-ketoglutarate dehydrogenase subunit KGD4 (Subunit of the mitochondrial alpha-ketoglutarate dehydrogenase~similar to YFR049W), with product MIATPIRLAKNAYEPMIKFVGARHPLVKHAAEIVVHPCATNGMLPGSKECIPVGKFMENYKPFRVVPIKHSARTSLNSSKASAFIDRPLEKDELASIFELPARFRYKPINENELESINSGGAW
- the PRE4 gene encoding proteasome core particle subunit beta 7 (Beta 7 subunit of the 20S proteasome~similar to YFR050C); protein product: MNHDPFSWGRPADSTYGAYSTQIANAGASPMANTQQPIVTGTSVISMKYDNGVIIAADNLGSYGSLLRFNGVERLIPVGNNTVVGISGDISDMQHIERLLEDLVTENAYDNPLADAEEALEPSYIFEYLATVMYQRRSKMNPLWNAIIVAGVQSNGDQFLRYVNLLGVTYSSPTLATGFGAHMANPLLRKVVDRESDIPKTTLQVAEEAIVNAMRVLYYRDARSSRSFSLAIIDKNTGLTFKKNLQVENMKWDFAKDIKGYGTQKI
- the RET2 gene encoding coatomer subunit delta (Delta subunit of the coatomer complex (COPI)~similar to YFR051C), translating into MVVLAASITTRQGKPLLSRQFKDLSKDRVLELLSNFQNLVSEISSDHTFVEDKHVRYVYRPFDNYYIILITNRQSNIIKDLATLNLFSQTINSYLSSFQDQEIFHNAFEILSSFDEIVSMGGYKENLSFTQVQTYLSMESHEERIQEIIERNKEIEATEERKRRAKEIARKEHERKHGFMSSNGDYDGANRFMASKDPNVTNAINSYYSHASPAAQQSYLQSAHAAVAEVAPMASPIATSQRTGSSSTGGMKLGGSAGRRTGAAPRPSAISSASSSAPPPPEEDVPENNGILISIKEVINAEFSRDGTIHSSELKGVLELRINDHDLSHSNLKLADSIDVRDKSFQFKTHPNIDKQSFLSTKLISLRDKSKAFPANDQSLGVLRWRKIAPAEDDSLVPLTLTTWVSPSESQQGFDVIIEYENVLETELSDVVFTIPVFPQEPVDINTESSTCSDAEVVNMDQETGTSIKISKIGANDAGALAFTIEAPYEDALYPMTVSFQESTRDKSAKSFTGMAIQSVVMADDHDQELPYDVITSLKSDEYLVQ
- the RPN12 gene encoding proteasome regulatory particle lid subunit RPN12 (Subunit of the 19S regulatory particle of the 26S proteasome lid~similar to YFR052W) — its product is MPSLAELTKSLSIAFENGDYAACEKLLPPIKIELIKNNLLIPDLSIQNDIYLNDLTITKRILEVGALASIQTFDFDSFENYFNQLKPYYFSNNHKLSESDKKSKLISLYLLNLLSQNSTTKFHSELQYLDKHIKNLEDDSLLSYPIKLDRWLMEGSYQKAWDLLQSGSQNITEFDSFTDILKSAIRDEIAKNTELSYDFLPLSNIKALLFFNNEKETEKFALERNWPIVNSKVYFNNQSKETADYEDEMMHEEDQKTNIIEKTMDYAISIENIV
- the HXK1 gene encoding hexokinase 1 (Hexokinase isoenzyme 1~similar to YFR053C) yields the protein MVHLGPKKPQARKGSMADVPRELMDEIHQLEDMFTADSETLRKVVKHFIDELNKGLTKKGGNIPMIPGWVMEFPTGKESGNYLAIDLGGTNLRVVLVKLSGKHTFDTTQSKYKLPHDMRTTKHQEELWSFIADSLKDFMVEQELLNTKDTLPLGFTFSYPASQNKINEGILQRWTKGFDIPNVEGHDVVPLLQNEISKRELPIEIVALINDTVGTLVASYYTDPETKMGVIFGTGVNGAFYDVVSDIEKLEGKLADDIPNDSPMAINCEYGSFDNEHLVLPRTKYDVIVDEQSPRPGQQAFEKMTSGYYLGELLRLVLVELNEKGLMLKGQDLTKLKQPYIMDTSYPARIEDDPFENLEDTDDIFQKDFGVKTTLPERKLIRRLCELIGTRAARLAVCGIAAICQKRGYKTGHIAADGSVYNKYPGFKEAAAKGLRDIYGWTGDASNDPIIIVPAEDGSGAGAAVIAALSEKRIAEGKSLGIIGA